From a single Prosthecobacter algae genomic region:
- the smc gene encoding chromosome segregation protein SMC: protein MYLKSLTLHGFKSFADKTHFEFHKGVTGIVGPNGCGKSNVVDAIRWVLGETSAKALRGEEMADVIFNGTDKRKPVGLAEVVLTMADCEQALGVEYNEVAICRRVFRDGRSEYRLNNTVCRLKDINDLFSGTGIGRQAYSIMAQGQIDMLLSSKPEDRRMVFEEAAGITKFKGQKKEALRKLEYTEANLLRVADVIAEVKRQMGTLQRQAAKARRYQTLLDDVRMFDTHLAHRQYSDYSAEKAESENHVRMMTEQLEHLQSRLQTTELEATETREAYHSVESQINQLRQQSQELRSQVQSAEGRIGFNNERNEELHGRIRQNEEQIQQGQQHLEQQRAEMISADEQLISIRENIETRQMSLNEHLSVHNSILPDRSRLDSDRRAVRESIRQFEGQIAAADARAQSLTNQISADRQRHETLAHDRQASSQAKEASQIEFDNLQSEIQDLEQTRDELDEKAKNCARDIIEKRSQRDALNEELTELQRAVTQRRSRIEIIEQLLQKGEGLAEGTQQVLKGLDNPEVFSVGVRGLLASAIEVEPQFIAAIEAALRDHLQAVLLTDSELASQILDRLSNKQLGKAALLPHDFATMRAVPDRQLVPEGGIAWAVDKVKARQGVQELTDRLLNNVLIVEDLHTALRLKKQLRDVAIATMKGEFIAADGIIHGGATKEEAASMLRREAEVRTLKVELEGYEYQVLEKEDAVATLRAQVEDMQREEVTLREQSQRAREGFSTLTGKLSVVQRALQQATTKLESVEWDQNQITSRIQAAEAQIAWQREESSVAQEQLEGARIHEGELEIEMEAFLRRELESSERLNELRTALALEQSALQSIERQKAPMATRLHELEAAIQRFDLEINTWRNRIEQSLAENARFAEQVESQRGAIEAIDEHLQNKTEERAAAFERVTELENQLVQLRLQTTGLSDSRNRIEVQLTRVDLRLENLIHQVQERYSFHISAFEPDYHALMYSISEQKKSRGRGGDKRKGISFVANQADDDMPPKAVASEAPVEDEITPPEDAEETVAIPVVDADEVDLDAIEIPGEEGHPDWDFVNEVVGELRQKLESIGPVNLDAIQEFEELEERHNFLDTQHNDLVNSKEELLQVIAKINETTKIMFSETFDLVRGFFHNNFRELFGPTAKADLMLTDDTDPLESGIEIIAKPPGKKLQTISLLSGGERSMTAVALLFSIYQVKPSPFCVLDELDAPLDESNISRFLKMLDNFIDNSQFIIVTHNKRTMSRADVIYGVSMQEFGISKPIGVRMTTEDTRPSKQEELRLEAEVAADEGHHEELVLEAPQERAETESTDEPTLAS, encoded by the coding sequence ATGTACCTCAAAAGCCTCACCCTTCACGGCTTCAAGTCTTTCGCCGATAAGACGCACTTTGAGTTTCACAAAGGTGTCACCGGCATCGTCGGCCCTAACGGTTGCGGCAAGTCCAATGTCGTGGACGCCATCCGCTGGGTCTTGGGCGAGACTTCGGCCAAGGCCCTTCGTGGTGAGGAAATGGCGGATGTCATTTTCAATGGCACCGACAAACGCAAGCCCGTAGGCCTTGCCGAAGTGGTGCTGACCATGGCCGACTGCGAGCAGGCCCTTGGCGTGGAATACAACGAGGTGGCCATCTGCCGCCGAGTCTTCCGCGATGGCCGCAGCGAGTACCGCCTGAACAACACCGTCTGCCGTCTGAAGGACATCAACGATCTCTTCTCCGGCACCGGCATTGGCCGGCAGGCCTACTCCATCATGGCCCAGGGCCAGATTGACATGCTGCTCAGTTCGAAGCCTGAAGACCGCCGCATGGTCTTCGAAGAAGCCGCCGGCATCACCAAATTCAAAGGCCAGAAAAAGGAGGCCCTGCGCAAACTCGAATACACCGAAGCTAACTTGCTGCGCGTGGCCGATGTCATTGCCGAGGTGAAACGCCAGATGGGCACCCTCCAGCGTCAGGCCGCCAAAGCCCGCCGTTATCAGACCCTGCTGGATGACGTGCGCATGTTTGACACCCATCTCGCCCACCGGCAGTACAGCGATTACAGCGCGGAAAAAGCCGAGTCCGAAAATCATGTGCGCATGATGACCGAGCAGCTCGAGCATCTGCAAAGTCGCCTGCAGACCACCGAACTGGAAGCCACCGAAACCCGCGAGGCCTATCACTCCGTCGAGTCCCAGATCAACCAGCTCCGCCAGCAGTCGCAGGAGCTCCGCAGCCAGGTGCAGAGCGCCGAAGGCCGCATCGGGTTTAACAATGAGCGTAACGAAGAGCTGCATGGCCGCATCCGCCAGAATGAGGAGCAGATCCAGCAGGGCCAGCAGCACCTGGAACAGCAGCGCGCCGAGATGATCAGCGCCGATGAGCAGCTCATCAGCATCCGGGAAAACATCGAGACCCGGCAGATGTCGCTCAATGAGCACCTCTCCGTCCACAACTCCATCCTGCCAGACCGCAGCCGCCTGGACAGCGACCGCCGCGCCGTGCGCGAATCCATCCGCCAGTTTGAAGGCCAGATCGCCGCCGCCGATGCCCGCGCCCAGTCGCTGACCAATCAGATCTCCGCTGACCGCCAGCGCCACGAAACCCTGGCCCATGACCGCCAGGCCTCCTCGCAGGCCAAGGAGGCCAGCCAGATCGAGTTCGACAACCTGCAGAGCGAAATTCAGGACCTCGAACAAACTCGCGATGAGCTGGATGAAAAGGCCAAGAACTGCGCCCGCGACATCATCGAAAAACGCTCCCAGCGGGATGCCCTCAACGAAGAACTCACCGAGCTACAGCGCGCCGTCACCCAGCGCCGTTCCCGCATCGAAATCATCGAGCAGCTTCTGCAAAAAGGCGAAGGCCTTGCCGAAGGCACCCAGCAGGTCCTGAAGGGTCTCGACAATCCCGAAGTCTTCTCCGTGGGCGTGCGTGGCCTGCTGGCCTCCGCCATCGAGGTCGAGCCCCAGTTCATCGCCGCCATCGAGGCCGCGCTTCGCGACCACCTCCAGGCCGTGCTTCTGACTGACAGCGAGCTCGCCTCCCAGATCCTCGATCGCCTGTCTAACAAACAGCTTGGCAAGGCCGCCCTGCTGCCGCACGACTTCGCCACCATGCGGGCCGTGCCGGACCGCCAGCTCGTGCCCGAGGGCGGCATCGCCTGGGCGGTGGACAAGGTGAAGGCACGCCAGGGCGTGCAGGAGCTCACCGACCGCCTGCTCAACAACGTCCTCATCGTCGAAGACCTGCACACCGCCCTGCGCCTGAAAAAGCAGCTCCGCGATGTCGCCATCGCCACCATGAAGGGCGAATTCATCGCCGCCGATGGCATCATCCACGGCGGTGCGACCAAGGAAGAGGCCGCCTCCATGCTGCGCCGTGAAGCGGAAGTCCGCACCCTCAAGGTCGAGCTCGAAGGTTATGAATACCAGGTCCTGGAAAAGGAAGATGCCGTGGCCACGCTCCGCGCCCAGGTGGAAGACATGCAGCGTGAGGAAGTGACCCTGCGTGAGCAAAGCCAGCGCGCCCGCGAAGGCTTCTCCACGCTCACCGGCAAGCTCTCCGTCGTCCAGCGCGCCCTCCAGCAGGCCACCACCAAGCTGGAAAGCGTGGAGTGGGATCAAAACCAGATCACCAGCCGCATTCAAGCCGCCGAGGCCCAGATCGCTTGGCAGAGGGAGGAATCCTCCGTCGCACAGGAGCAGCTCGAAGGAGCCCGCATTCACGAAGGCGAACTCGAAATCGAGATGGAAGCCTTCCTTCGCCGCGAACTCGAATCCAGCGAACGCCTCAATGAACTCCGCACCGCCCTCGCTCTCGAGCAGAGCGCCCTTCAGTCCATCGAGCGCCAGAAGGCCCCCATGGCCACTCGTTTGCATGAACTGGAAGCTGCCATTCAGCGCTTCGATCTCGAGATCAACACCTGGCGCAACCGCATCGAACAAAGCCTCGCCGAAAACGCCCGCTTCGCCGAACAGGTCGAATCACAGCGCGGAGCCATTGAGGCCATTGACGAACATTTGCAGAACAAGACCGAAGAACGCGCCGCCGCTTTCGAACGTGTCACCGAGCTCGAAAACCAGCTCGTTCAACTGCGTCTGCAGACCACCGGTCTCAGCGATTCCCGCAACCGCATCGAGGTGCAGCTCACCCGCGTGGACCTGCGGCTCGAGAACCTCATCCACCAGGTGCAGGAGCGCTACTCCTTCCACATCTCCGCCTTTGAGCCCGACTACCACGCCCTGATGTACAGCATCAGCGAACAGAAAAAATCCCGTGGCCGTGGTGGTGACAAACGCAAAGGCATCTCTTTCGTGGCCAATCAGGCAGACGATGACATGCCGCCAAAAGCTGTCGCCTCCGAGGCTCCCGTGGAGGATGAAATCACGCCTCCCGAAGATGCTGAAGAAACCGTCGCCATCCCTGTTGTGGATGCCGATGAAGTGGACCTCGATGCCATTGAGATCCCTGGCGAAGAAGGCCATCCTGACTGGGACTTCGTCAACGAGGTCGTCGGTGAGCTTCGGCAGAAGCTTGAAAGCATCGGCCCGGTGAACCTGGATGCCATCCAGGAATTCGAAGAGCTGGAGGAGCGTCACAACTTCCTCGACACCCAGCACAACGACCTTGTCAATTCCAAGGAGGAACTGCTCCAGGTCATCGCCAAGATCAACGAGACCACCAAGATCATGTTCTCGGAGACTTTCGATCTCGTGCGCGGCTTCTTCCACAACAACTTCCGCGAGCTCTTCGGCCCCACGGCCAAGGCCGACCTCATGCTCACCGACGACACCGATCCGCTGGAGTCCGGCATCGAGATTATTGCCAAGCCGCCTGGCAAGAAGCTGCAGACCATCTCCCTGCTCTCGGGCGGCGAACGCAGCATGACCGCCGTGGCCCTGCTCTTCTCCATCTATCAGGTCAAACCAAGCCCCTTCTGCGTGCTGGACGAGCTTGATGCCCCGCTGGACGAATCGAACATCTCCCGCTTCCTCAAGATGCTGGACAACTTCATTGATAACTCCCAGTTCATCATCGTGACGCATAACAAGCGCACCATGAGCCGGGCCGATGTCATCTATGGCGTGTCCATGCAGGAGTTCGGCATCAGCAAGCCGATCGGCGTGCGCATGACCACCGAGGACACGCGGCCCAGCAAGCAGGAGGAACTGCGCCTGGAGGCCGAAGTCGCCGCCGACGAGGGACATCATGAGGAGCTTGTTTTAGAAGCGCCGCAAGAACGCGCTGAGACTGAATCGACTGATGAACCCACGCTAGCCTCCTAA
- a CDS encoding thioredoxin family protein — MKKLITLLAAVFTLPLLAADFPDGSPKFGTDYKAALEMAKKENKPVILVFSAAWCGPCQSMKKAVYPSKEVTPLHDKFVWAYLDVDQEANAAPSSKYKVEGIPHIQFLSANGKDLGNQIGGTTPGDFAGTLEKVLVKAK, encoded by the coding sequence ATGAAAAAGCTCATTACCCTCCTCGCTGCCGTTTTTACCCTGCCCCTGCTCGCCGCTGATTTTCCAGATGGCAGTCCGAAATTCGGCACCGACTACAAAGCCGCCCTGGAGATGGCCAAGAAGGAAAACAAACCGGTCATCCTCGTCTTCTCTGCCGCCTGGTGCGGTCCATGCCAGTCCATGAAGAAGGCCGTCTATCCCAGCAAGGAAGTCACCCCCCTGCATGACAAATTCGTCTGGGCCTATCTCGACGTGGACCAGGAAGCCAATGCCGCCCCTTCCTCCAAGTATAAGGTCGAAGGCATCCCCCACATCCAGTTCCTGAGCGCCAATGGCAAAGACCTCGGCAACCAGATCGGCGGCACCACCCCCGGCGATTTCGCCGGCACTCTGGAAAAGGTGCTCGTGAAAGCCAAGTGA
- a CDS encoding OmpA family protein: MRVFLPSFLLSVMLCSCGTVTSPFNEKETDIVFALGSREGFVSPLAASLKPACPALEFNGTSYALNGAHKKLLLKMAADWKQEKPRYLIVGYTPPDLPEDYARALSERRAQAVRQVLIEAGVEAANLQTVGFGHDSAPSGPTTSVVVIYKQ, from the coding sequence ATGAGAGTTTTCCTGCCCAGTTTTCTTCTGTCTGTGATGCTGTGCAGTTGTGGCACGGTGACCTCACCCTTCAACGAGAAGGAGACGGACATCGTTTTCGCCCTGGGATCGCGTGAAGGCTTCGTCAGTCCCCTGGCGGCTTCCCTGAAGCCGGCCTGCCCGGCCCTGGAATTCAACGGAACGAGCTATGCTCTCAATGGTGCCCACAAAAAGCTGCTGCTGAAGATGGCGGCTGACTGGAAACAGGAGAAGCCACGTTACCTCATCGTTGGTTATACCCCGCCCGATCTGCCTGAGGACTATGCCCGTGCTTTGTCTGAACGGCGTGCCCAGGCCGTGCGGCAGGTGCTCATCGAGGCAGGCGTGGAGGCGGCCAACCTGCAGACCGTCGGCTTCGGCCACGACTCCGCCCCCTCCGGCCCGACAACCAGCGTGGTGGTGATTTACAAGCAGTGA
- a CDS encoding ABC transporter ATP-binding protein — protein MPDTPPTKKIWDRAAWRDAAFFLRYLRPHFNVFIPALIALATTAVLSVTFFKLTAEVVGKGLGGATGPEWMAELQHSIFILAAIVTAQAFIAFWRIMLFAKASERALATLRRETFSRIIRLPMGTLNARRVGELASRLANDVESMRETLVVAIPMFIRHSVMLLGSLILVLQISVKLALVMIATIPVVIIMIAIFGARIRKLTRKAQDDLASTQVVVEESLQSIISVKAFANEAHEMARYNQNLGNFLTTAIRAAAPRAAFVAFIIFAFSLALIVVTWVALRMLSEGQISSKDLTQFAAFSAVIASSVGQFSELITQIQRTLGATDRVREILLEPTEPEAPDAPKVRFKGEIEMQDICFAYPTRPEAPVLREFSLQAKAGQRIALVGPSGSGKTTSISLLYRFYEPTSGRILVDGQPISGMALPTLRKNLALVPQEVLLFGGSIRENIAYGKPDATEAEIIEAAKKANAHLFVEKLPEGYDTLVGERGTQLSGGQRQRIAIARAILADPAILILDEATSSLDAESERLVQDALDKLMENRTSIIIAHRLSTVRRCDQILVLSAGTIVERGTHEELVAKEGSLYGTLARLQLE, from the coding sequence ATGCCTGACACCCCACCGACCAAAAAGATCTGGGACCGCGCCGCCTGGCGGGATGCCGCTTTTTTCCTGCGCTATCTGCGGCCGCATTTTAATGTCTTCATCCCCGCGCTCATCGCCCTGGCGACCACCGCCGTACTCTCCGTCACCTTTTTCAAGCTGACGGCTGAAGTGGTGGGCAAGGGACTCGGCGGTGCCACAGGGCCTGAATGGATGGCTGAGCTGCAGCACTCCATCTTCATTCTGGCCGCCATCGTCACAGCTCAGGCCTTTATCGCCTTCTGGCGCATCATGCTCTTTGCCAAGGCCAGTGAACGCGCCCTGGCCACCCTGCGCCGGGAAACCTTCAGCCGCATCATTCGCCTGCCCATGGGCACGCTGAATGCCCGCCGTGTCGGCGAGCTGGCCTCCCGTCTCGCCAATGACGTGGAATCCATGCGCGAGACCCTGGTGGTCGCCATCCCCATGTTCATCCGCCACAGCGTCATGCTGCTGGGCTCCCTCATCCTGGTGCTTCAGATCAGCGTCAAGCTCGCCCTGGTGATGATCGCCACCATCCCCGTGGTCATCATCATGATCGCCATCTTCGGTGCCCGCATCCGCAAGCTCACCCGCAAGGCCCAGGACGACCTCGCCAGCACCCAGGTCGTGGTAGAGGAAAGCCTGCAGAGCATCATCAGCGTCAAGGCCTTTGCCAATGAGGCGCATGAGATGGCCCGGTATAACCAAAACCTTGGCAATTTCCTCACCACCGCCATCCGCGCCGCCGCCCCCCGCGCCGCCTTTGTCGCCTTCATCATCTTTGCCTTCAGCCTCGCGCTCATCGTCGTCACCTGGGTTGCCCTGCGCATGCTCAGTGAAGGCCAGATCAGCTCCAAAGACCTCACCCAGTTCGCCGCCTTCAGCGCCGTCATCGCCTCCTCCGTCGGCCAGTTTTCGGAGCTCATCACCCAGATCCAGCGCACCCTCGGTGCCACCGACCGCGTGCGTGAGATCCTGCTGGAACCCACCGAGCCGGAAGCCCCCGATGCCCCCAAGGTCCGCTTCAAAGGCGAGATCGAGATGCAGGACATCTGCTTTGCCTACCCCACCCGGCCAGAGGCCCCCGTGCTGCGCGAGTTCTCCCTCCAGGCCAAGGCCGGCCAGCGCATCGCCCTCGTCGGCCCCAGCGGCAGCGGCAAGACCACCTCCATCTCCCTGCTCTACCGCTTTTATGAGCCCACCAGTGGCCGCATCCTTGTGGATGGCCAGCCCATCTCCGGCATGGCTTTGCCTACCTTGCGAAAAAACCTCGCCCTGGTGCCGCAGGAGGTCCTCCTCTTCGGCGGCAGCATCCGGGAAAACATCGCCTACGGCAAGCCGGACGCGACCGAGGCCGAGATCATCGAGGCCGCCAAAAAAGCCAATGCCCACCTCTTCGTCGAAAAACTCCCCGAAGGTTACGACACCCTCGTAGGTGAGCGCGGCACCCAGCTCTCCGGCGGTCAGCGCCAGCGCATCGCCATCGCCCGCGCCATCCTCGCAGACCCCGCCATTCTCATCCTGGATGAAGCCACCAGCAGCCTCGATGCCGAAAGCGAACGTCTCGTGCAGGACGCCTTGGACAAGCTCATGGAAAACCGCACCTCCATCATCATCGCCCACCGCCTTTCCACCGTGCGCCGTTGTGATCAGATCCTCGTCCTCAGTGCCGGCACCATCGTCGAGCGCGGCACGCACGAAGAGCTCGTGGCCAAAGAAGGCAGCCTTTATGGCACCCTCGCGCGTTTACAGTTGGAATAA